The Terriglobales bacterium genomic interval CCGCGGAAGATTTCCGCGCGCTCAAGCGGAAGTACGGCGTCTCCTGGGTGCTGCTGGAGAAGCCTGGCGTCCCCGGGCTCACGTGTCCGTACCAGAACGAGGAGTTGATGGTCTGCCGGGTGGAGTAGGGGCGTTCCCTCTCTTCCCACGTCTGCGCCGAAAGAACAGGACGCAGACATGCGGCACCATCATGGAAAGAATTGGCCCTACGACTTGCGCGACATAAGCCTCGCCAGCCCTTCTCCCTCCATCGCCGTCCAGGCCGCCAGCCCGGGCCCGCCGACCAGCAATTCGCGCACACGCTTGACCAGAGCCAGGGCCAGCGCCGTCTCGGGCGTAAGGCCGAGGGCGCCGCCCAGCACCACGAATCCGCCCTCTTGCACGCCCAGCGCGCCCGGCACCACGAAGGCGGCGCTGCGCACCGCCGCACCCAGGCTCTCAAGCACGAGCGCGTTCGCCAGGCTCGAAGGAACACCGAGAAAGTACAGCGCGAGCCAGGTTTCGCCGGTGTGCAGCAGCCACCCGATCATCCGCCAGCAGCCGGCAAGAAACACCTGCCGCCGGCTGTGATACAGCTCCATGATCCGCCGGTCGAGTTCGGCGGCATCGCCGGCCAGAGATTGCCATGCACGTCCTGGCAGCAGCTTTCCGACCACCCCTGCCATGCCACGAAAGAGACCCAAGCGTTGCGCGGCGTAGAACGCCGCCACCGCCAGCGTCGCGACCAGGATGCCGATGAGCAACGTGCGTCCCTGTTCTCCGTCCACGCCGGCGCGCAAGAGCAGCGCTACGCCCATCAGCGCAAACACAACCTGAGTCACCAGCCCCAGGGTGAAATCCACTACGGTGCTGGCTCCAGCATCGGCGCCGCTGGTTCCCTGCCGGGCCGCGAGGCGGGCGCGCACGAAGTCGCCGCCCACCTGCCCTACGGGCAGCAGGCTGTTCACCGATTCGCCGATCCAGCGCAGACGCAGCAGGCCGATGAATCCCGGCCGCGAGGCGGAAGGGAAAAGTACGCGCCAGGCAACGGTGTTCGCTCCCAGCGTGACCGAGCGGTAGGCCGCCACCCACAGCAGTCCCCAGCCCGCAGCCGCGACTGCGGCCGCCAGGTCGCCCACGCCGTAGTAGGCCACGAGCGCCACGAACAGCGCCAGGCCGAGCGCGATGGAAAGATAGGTAGTGGTGCGCATGGAGACGCCGAGTGATTGTAACTGCGCGGAAGAGATGCGCGACGACCAGAGACCTGAAACCCGAGACCCTGGCTATTGCAGCGCTTTCAGCGCCTCGCTGGCGCTCTTGCGCTTGGGCTGGAGGGTGAGGGCGGCGCGGTATTCGCGGGCAGCGTCGTCGCGGCGGCCCAGCTTTTCGTACAGGCGTCCCAGCCATTCATGCGCGCCGGCGTGCGAGGGACGGTCGTCTCGCGGCGGCACCGTGCTGATGTAGGACTTCAGGAACTGCTCCGCTTCCGCCGGGCGGTCGCCGGCCAGCACGCGCACCACGCCGCGATAGAACGCCAGCCGGGGATCACGACTGCTCACGCGCGCCGCCGCTTCCACTATCTGTTCCATGGCGGCGGCATTGCCGCGCTTGAGATAGAAGTCCGCGACTTCGAAATACGCCGAAGCGGCCTTGGGCTTGAGTTCGAGCGCCTGGCGGTATTCGCCTTCCGCCCGTTCCGGTTTCTTCAGCTCCTGCCAGTATTCGGCGCGCGCCAGATGGCCCTCGATCGGATCGCGCCGGGCCAGCTCTTCAATCTGCGCCAGCGCCTTGTCGTCGCCGCCGCCGATGATTCCGGGCGCCTGCAGCAGGAAGGTGATGTAATCGCGGCGCGCCGGCAGGTTGGCGGGATCGAGCTGGATGGCTTTCTGCCAGGTGTCGCGCGCTTTGCGCGCCTTGCCGAAGGCGCCGAACGGACCCGAGTGCTCGGCTTGCCGGCCGTAGGCCCGGGCCAGCCAGAGGTGATACTCGGAGTTCTGCGGATCAAGCTGCACGGCGCGCTCGGCGCTCCTGGCGGCGCTCTCCCACTCACGCAGCTCGTAGTGGCTGCGCGCCAACCAGAACGCTACCCGCGCGTCGCCGGCCTGCTCTCCCGCCGCGGCACGCAGAGTGGCCACCGCGTCCCGATAGCGGCCGGAGGCGAACTGCTCCTGCCCGGTCTCGAGCGGCGACTTCGCCGCCGCCGGCAGCGACAGCAGCACAGCCGAGAGGAAGGCCAGAGTGCGAATTGGAGTCACGAGTCTCATGGCTCGCTAGGGGCGCGCGCGCAAAGGGCGCAGCCGGTCAGGGTCGGGCCGCCGTGGCACTGTATGACGATACCCTATGACACGCCCAGAGGGATCATCCGGGTCTCGTATCGGCGGCCCGTTGCTTACACCCCTTCGATGCCGCCCTGCCACAGGGGGATGCTCCGCTTTGGCCACAGTGGAGCATTTGCCGGGGTGTACAATCCCGCGCCATGACCACCGCTTCGCGCGGGCCTCTGGCCGCCTTCTGGCAGCGCTTCCCGCTGCGCACCCATCACGGCTGGATGAACCTGCTGCTCCTGGCGTTGCCGGCGGCCATCGCCGCGCACCTGATGCACGCCAGCCCGCTGGTGATCTTCGTGCTCGCGGCGGTGGCCATCATCCCGCTGGCGGCGGTGCTGGGGGAAGCCACCGAGGTGCTCTCCGCCTACTCCGGGCCGCTGGTAGGCGGCATCCTGAACGGGACCATGGGCAACGCCACCGAACTCATCATCGCCTTCTTCGCGTTGCGCGCGGGACACGTGGAGGTGGTGAAGGCGTCGCTCTCCGGGTCCATCATCGGCAACCTGCTGCTGGTGCTGGGGCTGGCCATCCTGGTGGGCGGTATCGGGCGGGAGAAGCAACAGTTCTCGCGCACCGCGGCGGGCGCCAACAGCAGCATGCTGTTCCTGGCCGTGGCGGCGCTGGTGATGCCCGCGGTCTACGACCTCTCGGTTGCGGGCACGCTCACCTACGAGGACGTGAGCGTGAAGACGCTGAGCCTGTGGACCAGCATCATCCTGATCGCCATCTACGGCATCAGCTTCCTGTTCATGCTGAAGACGCACAAGGCGCTGTTCATCGCCAGCGAAGAGGCTGAGGAGAAGCCGAAGACGCCGGTGAAGTCGGCGCTGCTCTCGCTGGTGCTGGCCACGGTGGCCATCGCCTTCATGAGCGAGATGATGGTGGACGAGATCGGCGCAGTCACCCAGGCGCTGGGCATGACCGAGCTGTTCGTGGGCGTGATCGTGGTGGCCATCGTGGGCAACGCCGCCGAGCACTCGACCGCGGTCATGGTGGCCATGCGCAACAAGATGGACCTGGCCATGACCATCGCCGTGGGCTCGAGCACACAGATCGCGCTGTTCGTCGCCCCGCTGCTGGTGCTGCTCTCCTGGGCCATCGGCAAGCCCATGTCGCTGGTGTTCAACGCCTTCGAGATCGCCGCCATCGCGCTCTCGGTGATCATCGTGGAGATGATCTCCTCGGACGGCGAGAGCAACTGGTTCGAGGGCGCGCAGTTGCTGGCGCTGTACGTGATCCTGGGGATTGCGTTCTATTTTGTGCCGGGATAGGCAAGCAATCAGCCGTCAGCACTCAGCAATCAGCCAAGCCGGCGTTGCATGACCCAGTGCTGAACGCTACCTGTGGTACTTCCCCGTCAGACTGTTCCAGCGAATCTTCAGCATCTCGAGAAAGATGGCAAAGCCGTCGCGGAGGGGATGGATCTTGGAGCGCTCATCGTGGGCCCACTCCACCGGCACTTCGCGCACGGTGAGGCGCAGCTTCTGCGCCAAGAACAGGAGCTCCGGATCGAAGCCCCAGCGCTCGATGCGCTGCAGCGGGAAGATAGACTGGGCGGCGCGGTGGGTGAATGCCTTGAAGCCACACTGCGTGTCTTTGAAGGGTAAGCCCAGAAGCGCGCGCAGCATCAGATTGAAGACGCGGCCGAAAAACTGACGGTAGAGAGGCTGGCGCTCGGTCTGCAGCTCCCGCTGCAGCCAGCGCGAGCCGATGGCGACGTCGGCGCCGGCGGCCAGGGCATCAAAAAGCTTGGGCGCCTCGTGGATAGGCGACGACAGGTCAGCGTCGCTGAACAGCAGCATGTCGCCTTTCGCTTCCAACATGCCGTGACGCACGCTGTAGCCCTTGCCGCGGTTCCCCGGGTTCTCCAGCAGGCGGACGCGAGGATGCCGCGCGGCATAGTCGCGCACGATCTGCGGCGTCTGGTCGCGTGAGCCGTCGTTGACCACCAGCACCTCAGCGTCCCACTTCTGGTCTTCGAGATAGGCCAGGACCTTGTCGAGCGTCACGGTGATGCGCTCGCTCTCGTTGTAGGCGGGAATGATGATGCTGTATTGCACGCAGGCGTCAGGTCCCGGGTCTCAGGGAACGGTGGCATGGTAGCAAAGGACCCGATTGAATCACGGAATCATTTGTTCATTGAATCATTGGGAAGCAAACCGCGCTACGCCACCGCTCAGGCGACATCTTCGTCTTCCAGCATGTCGAAGAAGGCGTCCACCAGGTGGCGGTCGAGAAGACCGTGGCGAGATTCATCGCGCATCGTGTGTTCGGCGTGGGACGCCGAGAGCGCGGGCTTGTACGGGCGGGCGGTGCGGAGCGCATCATAGACATCCACCACCTGAAGCACGCGCGCCAACAGAGGAATCTCCTCGCCGTGCAGGCCGTCGGGATAGCCGGAGCCGTTCCAGTGTTCGTGGTGGTGACGGATGATGGGCAGCACCAGGCGCATGGATTTGAGCGGTTTGACGATGTTCTCGCCGGTGACGGGGTGCTGGCGCATGACCTTCCATTCTTCGGGTGTGAGCTGGTCGCCCTTCCTGAGGATGTCATCGGGCACGATGATCTTGCCGATGTCGTGCAGAACGCCGCCGCGCTCCAGCGCGATGATGTGATCCTCGTCGAGTCCGAGGCGGTGGCCGAGCGCGGCGCTCATGCGCGAGAGGCGGTCGCAGTGGTCGCCGGTGTAGGGATCGCGGGCCTCGACGCCGCGGGCCAGCGACATGACCACCGCTTCGGCGTGCTCCAGTTCGTCGGTGTATTCCTTCAAGCGCAGCAGGGAGCGGACACGGGCCAGCAACTCGTCGGAGTCGACGGGCTTGCGCAAAAAGTCGTCAGTTCCCGCCTGGATGCCGCGTAGCCGGTCGTCGCGGCGCCGCAGGCCGGTGACGACGACGACCGGGATGAGGCGGGTGTGCGGGTTCTCCTTGAGCTCGCGGCAGAAATCGAGTCCGGAACCGCCGGGCAACACAACGTCCAACAGGATGAGATCAGGAGATTCGGCGGCGATGGCGTCTCGGGCCTGAGCGACATCATGGGCCGTGCGGACGTCGTAGTCGTGAACCGCCAGCACCCGGCTGATGTGCAGACGCGCGACTGCGTCGTCGTCCACTACCAGGATGCGCGCGCGACGGCGCCGTGCAGCTCGCTTGCGCATGGAAGTGCCACTCTAGCCCCGTGCCCGCATCGAGCGCAACTGCCGGTCCCCCCCTGGCGCGAATGACGAGCGCGATTGCGCCGGCCACCGCGAAGCAGTAGGCTTGCCGAGACACACCATGAAGACGCTGGAGGAATACCTGGCGGACGCCGAGCATGCGCACGGGCATCTGTGCGCCGGGCAGGTGTTGGGCGTGCGCATGGCCATGCTGGGACTGGAGAAGCTGGGAATCGACGACCCGCGCGGCAAGGACCGCAAGCGCCTGGTCACGTTCGTCGAGATCGATCGCTGCGCGACCGACGCCGTCGCGGTAGTGACCGGCTGCAGGCTGGGTAAGCGCGCGCTGAAGTTCCGCGACTGGGGCAAGGTGGCCGCGACGTTTGTCGATGTCTCCAGCGGCAAAGCGGTGCGTGTGGCGGCGCGCGAGTCATCCAAGGCGCTGGCCCGCTCCCTGCATCCGGAGATCGAGGGCAAGAACCAGCAGCAGATGCTGGCCTATCGGGAGATGCGAAATGAAGACCTGTTCGACGTGCAGTGGGTGCGCGTCGAGCTGCCTCCGGAGGAGTTCCCGGGCTACAAGGGGGAGCGGGTGGCGTGTGCGGCGTGCGGGGAGGGGATCAATTTCCGGCGGGAAGTGAGACGCGACGGAAGAGCGCTGTGCAGGGCGTGTGCGGGAGAAAGGTATTACGAACCAATCGCGGATTGAATCAGGAAGCGCAAAGGCGGGGCTTTCGCCCCGCCCTTCGTGTTTCTGGCCGTCCGCGTGGTTACTTCTCCATCGGCTTGGCCTTGGAATCGGTCCTACTACCGGTAGTGCGTTCCCCGGACTTCGTCGTAGTGGTGGAAGTCTTTTTCCCTGAGGTCTGGGTGGAAGACTTTGTGCTGCTGGTCTGAGTGCTGGCTGCCTGCGTCTTGGATTTGGTTGTGGCCCCGGATTTGTCCTTGGCCTTGGCCTTCTCCTTCTCACGGCGCGCCTTTTCCGCGCGCTCCCGAGTGGAAAGACCGGTGGCATCACAGCCGCGTTCTTTGGCTAGACCCGGCGGGACGTCGCAGTCGCCCCAGCCTTGCTTCCCGCCTTCGTCCCAACCCTTGGGGCGGTCGTTCGGACCGGGCTCGTGCTCAGAAGCCTGGTGGCTGCTGGATTTGCCCTTCTCGTGGGCTGTCTTCTCGCTCTTAGCCTTGTCCGTTTTGGCCTTGTCACTCTTGCCCTTGGCGCTCGCCTGGCCGCTACCTTGGCCACTGCCCTTGCCCTGCCCCTTGGCCAAAGCCGGCAGCGATGCCAGCGTCAGAATCACGGCTAGCGCCATCAGAAACCGGAAGATTCGTGTACGCATGACTCCCCCTCTCGCCTTCCTACGATGCGCATTGTGCGCCTGCAGGTAGCCAGGCGGCAAGTGACTACAGGACACGTACCACCGGTTACCTACCGGTTACCGTCTTCCACTGCTGCCGCCAGCCGAAGCATGGTCGCCTCGTCAAAGTGGCGGGTGAGGATCTGGAGACCGATGGGCAGGCCGGAGCGGCTCTTGCCGCAGGGCACGGAGACACCGGGGATGCCGGCCAGGTCCGCGGTGACGGTGTAGATGTCGGCCAGGTACATGGCTAGCGGGTCGTCGGCTTTTTCACCCAGCTTGAAGGCAGGAGTGGGCGTGGTGGGGGTGAGGATGGCATCGACGCGCGCGAACGCGTCGTCGAAATCTCTGGTCAAGAGCGCGCGGACCTTCTGGGCCTTGAGATAGTAGGCGTCGTAGTAACCCGCGCTGAGCGCATACGTGCCCAGCATGATGCGCCGCTTCACTTCGGGTCCGAAACCGAGGTCGCGAGTGCGGCGGTACATTTGCGAAAGTGACTTGCCGTCTTTGGCGCGGAAGCCGTAGCGCACGCCGTCGTAGCGCGCCAGATTGGAAGACGCCTCAGCGGTGGCGACCACATAGTAGGTCGGAATCGCATACTCGGTGTGGGGGAGCGAAACCTCGACTACCTCGCAACCGGCGGCGGCCAGCTTCTGGATGGCAGCTTCGACCGCGGCGCGCACTTCTCCATCGAGCCCTTCGCCGAAGTACTCCCTGGCGATGCCGAGCTTCAATCCGCGGACCGGCTTTTCCAGTTCGGCCTCGTAATCGGGAACGGGCTGGTCGGCGGAGGTGGAGTCCAGCGGGTCGCGCCCGGCAATGGCGCGCAACAGCAGGGCGGAGTCGCGCACGGTACGGGCCAGCGGGCCAACGTGGTCGAGTGAAGAAGCGAACGCGATCAGGCCGTAGCGCGAGACGCGCCCGTAGGTGGGCATGACGCCGACCACGCCGCACAGCGCCGCGGGCTGGCGGATGGAGCCGCCGGTATCCGAGCCCAGCGCTCCGAGGCACATGCCGGCAGCGACGGCCGCGGCCGAACCACCTGAGGAGCCGCCGGGCACGCGCGTCTTGTCGTGCGGGTTGCGCACCAGGCCGTAGGCGGAGTTCTCGTTCGAGGAGCCCATGGCGAACTCGTCACAGTTGGTCTTGCCCAGCAGGACGGCGCCTGCCGCCTCCAAACGCGCGACCGCAGTCGAGTCGTAGGGTGGGAAGTAGTGCTGCAGGATCTTGGAGCCGGCGGTAGTGCGCACGCCGCGGGTAACCATTACGTCCTTGATGGCGACCGGAACGCCGGCCAGCGGCGGCAGTGGGTCGCCGTTCTCCGCCATGCGGTCCATGCGCGCGGCCTGCTCGAAAGCGCGCTCCTTGGAGAGGGTGAGGTAGGCGTGAATCTCGCCGTCCTGCTCTGCGATGCGGGCGTAGTGAGCTTCGGCCAACGCTGTGGCCGTGGTCTTCCGCTCGGCGATGGCAGAGCGAACGTCGGCGATGGTGAGGGTGGCGAGATTCACGCGCTTGGCTCTTGGCTGCTGGCTTTCGGCTCCTGGCTGCCCCTGGGCACTATCGCTCGATTACCTTGGGAACCTTGAAGAAGACACCGTCGGTTTCCGGGGCGTTGGCAAGCGCGGCTTCGCGGCCGAGCGACTTGCCGACTACATCCGCGCGCATGGCGTGTTCGAAGCGCGCTTTGCCGGTCTTGGCCGAGTCGCCGTAGCGGTCCGAAACCTGAGCCATGGGCGCAACGTTGGTGGTGTCGAGCTGGTTGAGCCGGTCAATGTAGTCGAGGACCGAATTCAGGTCCTTGACCATGCGGGCGCGCTCAGCTTCGGTGAGCTCGAGGTTCGCCAGGTCCTCGACGTAGCGGACGTCTTTTTCAGAGACTTTCATGAAACCAGTGGCTAGTGGTCCGTGGCTAGGGGCCAGTTAATGGGAAGATTTCAGAACAAATTCGATTCTCTCCACACCTTCGGAGACGCGGTTGAGGGCGACGACGTAGCGCGGCGCCAGGCTCAGAAGCTCGCTGCGCCAAGTCGTGTCCGGCACTTCGATGCGCAGCACGCCGGCACGGAAGTCGAGGGCACGAGTCCGCTCCGCCACGGTAGCGCCAGCAACCACCGACCATGCCAGCAAGGGCGCCTCGGCAGCCGGAGCGCGGCGCAGGGCGTCAGTCATGATCTTGTCGAGAGTCGGGCGGATGTGGTCCATGGTGCAGTTCTCAGTTCTCAGGCTGACTAGATGCGAGTCCAGCAAAGAGACGAAATTCTACCACTCCCCTGCGCAGGACGGCGGATGCCTGAGACCTGCGACCTGACAGCTGGGACTATTGCGGGAAGTTGCGGCGCACAAATTCCAGCGCTTGCGGTTTGCCGGTGAGTGTGCCCTCGAGCTGCGCGTCTTCTACGGCGCGAAGGATCTCCTTGAAGCGAGGACTGGGCGCGTAGCCGGCGGCGATCAGATCGTCGCCGGTGAGCAGGGGCGCGGGGCGAATCTGCTCCGGCGGAGTGGAGGCCAGCTTCTGCTTCACAAGCTCGTAGACCGAGAGGTCACCGTGGCTGGCCAGGCAATCCAAGCGATGCAGTTCGAGATGCTCGTCGAATCGCGGCAGGCGCAGAAAACGCTTGAGCGTGGACTCCTTCATGCGCGGGACGTCAATGAAGCGCAGGTGATTGGCCACGAGGGCACAGACCTGTTCGGTCTGGTCATTGGAGAGACGGAAACGCCCGCAGATCTCCTCCGCCATCCTGGTTCCTATTTCAGCGTGGCCATCGAAGCGAATACGGTCGGGCGCGACGCGGAACGTGGGCGGCTTGCCCACGTCATGCAGCAGGGCGCCGAGAGCGAGCGTGGGTGAGCCGCCCGCTTGCAGGCCTTCGAGCAGCATGAGCGTATGGACCCAGACGTCGCCTTCGGGATGGAACTGCGGCGGCTGCGCCACGCCCTTCATGGCTGACACTTCCGGCAGGAGCTCGATGAGCAGACCGGATTCGTCCAGCAACTCAAAGGACCGGCGAGCGCGGCCTTCGGTGAGCATCTTTACGAGTTCGTCGCGCACGCGCTCGAGGCTGACCTTGTGGATCTCGCGGGCGTGCCGGCCGATAGCTGCGAATGTCTGCGGCTCAATGATGTAGCCGAAACGGGCGGCAAAGCGCACGGCGCGCAGCATGCGCAGCTTGTCTTCGGCGAAGCGGCGGCTGGGCTCGCCGATGGCGCGGATGATGCCGGCCGCTAGATCGGCGCGACCGCCCACGAAGTCGAGCACCTTGTCGTTCTCCAGCGGATCGAGCAGCAAGCCGTTGATGGTGAAGTCGCGGCGGGCAACGTCCTCGCGCGGGTCGCGGGTGTAGGTGACCTCATTCGGATGGCGGCCGTCGGTGTACAGGCCGTCGGAACGGAAGGTAGCGACTTCGATGGGTAGCTTCCCTCCCACCGGCACCAGAACCACGCCGAATCGCGCACCCACCTCGTAGGTTTCCGGGAAAAGCGCCATCACCTGTTCGGGCGTGGCGTCGGTCGAGATGTCGAAGTCCTCGGGCTCGCGGCCCAGCACCAGGTCGCGCACGCATCCCCCCACCAGATAAGCCTGGTGGCCGGCGTCCCGCAGCGTGCGGACGATGTGGGTGGCGGCGGACCGGAGAGATTCACTCATTGAATCATTTAATCATTGAATCATTTGGGTTTGCTGAGCCGGATGCGAGATGCATACCCTGGCGGACAGCAAGTAATATCAAGTGTATGCGCGAGGGGTACATCCTGGGCATCGAGACGTCGTGCGACGAGACGGCGGCGGCGGTGGTGCGCTCGGGAGAGCATATCGAGTCCAATGTGGTGCTCTCGCAATGGGCCACGCATGGGCCGTATGGCGGCGTGGTGCCGGAGCTGGCCTCGCGCGAGCACCTGCGCGGCATCGTGCCGGTGGTGCGACGGGCGCTGGAAGAAGCCGGCCGAACCTACGCTTCCGTGGACGCCCTGGCAGTCACGCAAGGGCCGGGACTGGCTGGGTCGCTGCTGGTGGGCGTGACCTATGCCAAGGGGCTGGCTTGGGGCCTGGATAAGCCGCTCATCGCAGTGAACCATCTGGAAGGGCACATCCACGCGGTGCTGCTGGAAGAGAGGCAGAAAGGCAATCGCGACGTGCGCTTCCCGGTGCTGGCGCTGGTGGTCTCCGGCGGGCACACGCATCTCTACCTGGCCGAAGAGCGTGAAGGCGGTTGGGTATACCGCAACATCGGGCAGACGCGTGACGACGCCGCCGGCGAAGCCTTCGACAAAGTGGCCAAGCTGCTGGGCCTGGGCTACCCGGGCGGGCCCGTGATCGACCGGCTGGCCAAGCTGGGCGATGCGACGGCGGTGAAGTTCGGCCTGGCACAGATCAAGAAGGCTGCGCGTCATCAGCCGCGCAACGGTAGCGCCTGTGATTTCTCCTACAGCGGCATCAAGACCGCGGTGTTGCGCTACGTGGAAACGCACGGCATGCAGGAGGGGATTGAAGAGCGCCGGCGTGCCAGCGCCGCGATCGCCGCGCCCACCGTGGAGGACTACCGGCGCCTGTGCGACCGGCAGACGCTGGACCTGGTGGCCTCGTTCCAGCGAGCCATGGTCGAAGACCTGGTGTCGAAGACCTTGGATGCTTCGCGCCAACACGACGTGGCGACGCTGTTCGTCACTGGGGGAGTGGCCGCCAACAGCGAATTGCGCGCGCGCTTCGAGCAGGAGGCCGCCGAGGAAGGCCTGCCCGTTTGCTTCCCTTCGCGGCCGCTTTCCACCGACAACGCCGCCATGATCGCGGCCGCCGCCTGGCCCAAGCTGCTGGCCGGGAACGTGGCTCACCCGGAGTTTTCTGCTGAAGCTTCGCTGCGGCTGGGATGATCGTTAGGCTTTGCCTAGCGCCCCAACCAGCGCCTTCTCGAGCTGCTGCACGATATCGATATCTTTCTGGATGACGAAGGTGGCGCGCGTCTCGCCCTGCGCGTCGGAACCCGAGGGCCGCCCGGAAAGAACCACGATGGGAATGGAAGCGGTTTCAGGACGCGCCTTGAGCGAGTCGATGAGTTCGCTGCCGCTCATCCTGGGCATCGCCATGTCGGTGATGACGATGTCGGGAGAGGCGTGGGCCAGCTTTTCCAGGGCTTCGACC includes:
- a CDS encoding response regulator: MALRALVVDDSMLVRHTVCRFLEQRGYEVESASNGVEALEKLAHASPDIVITDMAMPRMSGSELIDSLKARPETASIPIVVLSGRPSGSDAQGETRATFVIQKDIDIVQQLEKALVGALGKA